Proteins from one Flavobacterium sp. N2038 genomic window:
- a CDS encoding DUF4240 domain-containing protein: MGIFDKLFGKTQKNETSEYIKKIDSSAFEILMEEDLFWKIIQKTKDNSNGNFEEQQEELANELRKLTPDELILFDNSFRNFRGLANTWELWGAIYIIHGGCSDDNFIDFREWVIAQGQKFYYKVTHDPESLVEIETHLIEEFDWEGFGYLPGIIFEELTGQKMPYTFQEKFDTTGNEWNEDSDDLKVMFPKLSAKYWDNN; this comes from the coding sequence ATGGGAATATTTGATAAACTTTTTGGCAAAACACAAAAAAACGAGACGTCTGAATATATCAAAAAGATAGATAGTTCTGCTTTTGAAATATTGATGGAAGAAGATTTATTTTGGAAAATTATTCAAAAAACAAAAGATAACTCTAATGGTAATTTTGAAGAACAACAGGAAGAATTAGCAAACGAACTACGAAAGTTAACGCCAGACGAGCTAATTCTATTTGATAATAGCTTTAGAAATTTTAGAGGCCTTGCTAATACCTGGGAACTCTGGGGTGCAATTTATATTATTCATGGAGGCTGTAGCGACGATAACTTTATTGATTTTCGCGAATGGGTAATTGCACAAGGCCAAAAATTTTATTATAAAGTTACACACGATCCTGAATCTCTTGTGGAAATCGAAACGCATCTTATTGAAGAATTTGACTGGGAAGGTTTTGGTTATTTACCCGGAATAATTTTTGAAGAACTAACAGGTCAAAAAATGCCTTACACATTTCAGGAAAAATTTGATACAACCGGAAATGAATGGAATGAAGACAGCGACGATTTAAAAGTCATGTTTCCTAAACTTAGCGCCAAATATTGGGACAATAATTAA
- a CDS encoding kelch repeat-containing protein → MKKLLVILILFPFSLIAQNVKGIVVSQKTELPIEGVNIFDLLSNSATTTNDKGEFNLNLPNNFREETIFQFSHIGYITKKISLADVKKLNFKIGLSEEVENLSGLTIGEGQRVKLKPKLSYTKLTSLKYGVFSFGSVLNNGKIYIIGGDASYKMDTWEKIKKDRPEFTTLDYLKELSYQSTAEFYKNSLQIYDIKTDTWQYFKLNFKKRAYHNLNFYDNKLYVLGGKSLSKNAAFEYLENEIEVFDLNSQNIKIDKTYPHQASNAVSITYKDNIIIIGGSTKAKEKGPTEFTNKVHLYNITSGYWYELPNMPTAKETSGILVNGKIYVIGGNNGNPISEMETFDLVTEKWQTEGELFSALEKPAATFHDNIIYFFENRKMYLYDTKSKQLKEYAVDLGLTECALYYDNNKLYILGGAIENNLTKAPSSNVYSINVDEFETTKPDRIKILSPNLNLAKATE, encoded by the coding sequence GTGAAAAAACTACTTGTAATTCTCATTCTTTTTCCTTTTTCGTTAATAGCTCAGAATGTAAAAGGCATTGTAGTTTCTCAAAAAACAGAGCTTCCGATTGAGGGTGTTAACATTTTTGATTTATTAAGCAACTCTGCAACCACAACAAATGACAAAGGAGAATTTAACCTCAATCTCCCAAACAACTTTAGAGAAGAGACTATTTTTCAATTTTCACATATTGGGTATATCACTAAAAAAATCTCTTTAGCCGATGTAAAAAAACTCAATTTTAAAATTGGCTTGTCTGAAGAAGTTGAAAATTTATCCGGATTGACAATTGGCGAAGGCCAAAGGGTTAAATTAAAACCAAAACTTTCTTACACAAAACTTACATCTTTAAAATATGGTGTTTTTTCGTTTGGTTCAGTTTTAAACAATGGTAAAATTTATATTATTGGCGGTGACGCAAGTTATAAAATGGATACATGGGAAAAAATAAAAAAAGACAGACCGGAGTTTACCACACTGGATTATCTTAAAGAACTTTCATATCAATCTACTGCCGAATTCTACAAGAACAGCTTACAGATTTATGATATAAAAACAGATACCTGGCAATATTTTAAACTCAATTTTAAAAAGAGAGCATATCATAACCTCAACTTTTACGACAATAAACTGTATGTTCTTGGCGGAAAAAGTTTATCTAAAAATGCAGCATTTGAATATTTAGAAAATGAAATTGAAGTTTTTGACCTGAATAGTCAAAATATTAAAATTGACAAAACATATCCACATCAGGCTTCAAACGCTGTTTCTATTACTTACAAAGACAATATCATTATAATAGGAGGCTCAACAAAAGCGAAAGAAAAAGGCCCTACAGAATTCACAAACAAAGTGCATCTCTATAATATTACTTCGGGTTATTGGTATGAACTTCCGAATATGCCAACAGCCAAAGAAACTTCTGGAATCCTTGTTAATGGCAAAATATATGTGATTGGAGGCAACAATGGAAATCCAATATCAGAAATGGAGACTTTTGATTTAGTTACAGAGAAATGGCAAACTGAAGGCGAATTATTTTCGGCTCTTGAAAAACCTGCTGCTACTTTTCATGATAACATTATTTATTTTTTCGAAAATAGAAAAATGTATCTCTATGATACAAAATCGAAACAATTAAAAGAATACGCTGTAGATTTAGGATTAACAGAATGTGCTTTGTATTATGACAACAACAAATTATATATTTTAGGAGGAGCTATAGAAAATAACCTTACAAAAGCACCATCATCAAACGTATATAGTATTAATGTTGATGAATTTGAAACCACAAAACCGGATCGTATTAAAATTTTATCTCCAAACTTAAATTTAGCTAAAGCAACGGAATAA
- a CDS encoding sensor histidine kinase has product MRKILFLKKLRFPNVFILLLIVFISCALLICINFFTIKILSANRAYVNGESHYSKGQKDASRHLITYLYTQDQQQWKLYLEELKVPQGDGLARITLLKAGDNKIARKAFLIGRNHPDDLDDLVWLFDNFKHVSFLAKAIHEWEQGDNLIFELFVIGTQINAKIIHNSLTPTEQRKFLEQIGSISEKLTINERNFSNTLGEGTRKIKDLLIKTNIIFILIIICSVCLYYSIMVKRLITSKKEIEAKNENLILANHELDRFVYSASHDLRSPITSLKGLIKITQLEDDINQIKDYLTLMQQSLVKQDQFISDIIDYSKNKRTQIIMEPVSLKELFEEAISQLMHIENANRIIFTQELLVDEIHSDGLRLKIIISNLISNAIKYADDSKQEMYISIKTSLTDGFHKIEVSDNGIGIKDEFKENIFQMYFGTNKNKGSGLGLYIVKEAVENIKGNISVCSQSTIGSKFTVTIPSFYGI; this is encoded by the coding sequence ATGCGCAAGATCCTATTCCTAAAAAAGTTACGCTTTCCAAATGTGTTTATACTTTTACTAATTGTATTTATTTCCTGTGCTTTATTGATATGCATAAATTTTTTCACAATTAAAATACTTTCTGCCAATCGGGCTTATGTTAATGGCGAATCACATTATTCCAAAGGCCAAAAAGATGCATCAAGACATCTCATTACCTATCTCTACACTCAGGATCAACAACAATGGAAACTATACCTTGAAGAATTAAAAGTTCCTCAGGGAGATGGCCTGGCCAGAATAACATTATTAAAAGCCGGTGACAACAAAATTGCCCGTAAAGCATTTCTGATTGGCAGAAATCACCCAGACGACTTAGACGATCTCGTTTGGTTATTTGACAATTTTAAACACGTTTCTTTTTTGGCAAAAGCAATTCACGAATGGGAACAAGGCGACAATTTAATTTTTGAATTATTTGTTATTGGAACGCAAATCAATGCAAAAATCATTCATAACTCATTAACTCCAACAGAACAAAGAAAATTTCTGGAACAAATTGGCTCTATTAGTGAAAAACTCACCATAAACGAGCGTAACTTTTCTAATACCCTGGGAGAAGGAACCCGTAAGATTAAAGACTTACTTATCAAAACCAATATTATTTTCATATTAATTATTATTTGCAGTGTTTGCCTTTATTATTCTATTATGGTAAAACGTTTAATTACTTCTAAGAAAGAAATTGAAGCGAAAAATGAAAATCTAATACTAGCAAATCACGAACTGGATCGCTTTGTTTACAGTGCATCACATGATTTAAGATCTCCAATTACATCGCTAAAGGGCTTAATAAAAATTACGCAATTGGAGGACGATATTAACCAAATTAAAGACTATCTGACTTTAATGCAACAAAGCCTTGTCAAACAGGACCAATTTATAAGTGACATTATTGATTACTCAAAAAACAAGAGAACACAAATCATCATGGAGCCAGTAAGTTTAAAAGAACTATTTGAAGAAGCCATTTCTCAGTTAATGCATATTGAAAATGCCAACAGAATTATTTTTACACAAGAATTATTAGTTGACGAGATTCATAGTGATGGTTTAAGATTAAAAATTATTATTTCAAATTTGATTTCGAATGCTATTAAGTACGCTGACGATAGTAAACAGGAAATGTATATTTCTATTAAAACCTCTCTTACTGATGGTTTTCATAAAATTGAAGTATCTGATAATGGAATCGGGATTAAAGATGAATTTAAAGAGAATATCTTTCAAATGTATTTTGGCACTAATAAAAATAAGGGCTCCGGATTGGGACTTTACATTGTAAAAGAAGCAGTCGAAAACATAAAAGGCAATATATCTGTATGTTCACAGAGCACAATAGGAAGCAAATTCACCGTAACAATACCAAGTTTTTATGGAATCTAA
- a CDS encoding alpha-ketoglutarate-dependent dioxygenase AlkB family protein, whose product MTLFSDTELFTPGSSGKIIYDLPDCELILIDNFFSKEESDRFYEKLLHQTKWREYEMEMFDKIVTAPRMISWYEDKDNPGADQKGPDWTYDLLTIRGRVEKETEVDFNSLLLNLYRNGNDSVAWHSDKEHNSVPNPIIASVTFGETRMFRLRHKFRKDIPQVEIPLHHGSFLLMAGTTNSFWQHQVPKTTRDVLPRINLTFRRTNRNL is encoded by the coding sequence ATGACACTATTTAGCGATACCGAATTATTTACCCCAGGCAGCAGTGGTAAAATTATATACGATTTGCCTGATTGCGAATTAATTTTAATCGATAATTTTTTTAGCAAAGAAGAATCTGATCGTTTTTACGAAAAATTACTTCATCAGACCAAATGGAGAGAATACGAAATGGAAATGTTTGATAAAATCGTTACAGCTCCAAGAATGATTTCCTGGTACGAAGACAAAGACAATCCCGGTGCCGATCAAAAAGGTCCCGACTGGACGTACGATTTATTAACTATTCGAGGGCGCGTAGAAAAAGAAACAGAAGTAGATTTTAATAGTCTGTTGTTAAATTTATACCGAAACGGCAATGATAGCGTCGCCTGGCATAGCGATAAAGAACACAATTCAGTACCTAACCCCATTATTGCTTCTGTAACTTTTGGCGAGACCAGAATGTTCAGACTCCGACATAAATTCAGGAAAGATATTCCTCAGGTTGAGATTCCGCTGCATCATGGTTCTTTTCTATTAATGGCTGGAACAACCAATAGTTTTTGGCAGCATCAGGTTCCGAAAACAACACGAGATGTTTTACCAAGGATCAATCTTACCTTTAGAAGAACTAACCGAAATCTTTGA
- a CDS encoding peptidoglycan endopeptidase, with product MIFRFIIVLFFFSVGALAQDNFIKHKISQGDNLSVIAKKYGVKVKEIADANPNAPKILKLNSTLLIPNKNKNNANAKTKNIEVAVNNTSFNTTSDTHEVAAKETLWAISKKYNVSVDELKKANPSLESDGLQIGQKLAIPSKNAIALSNDTAKTEEISKTEIVPSSDVEVIVEVQPKETKYAIAKKYGITVAELEKQNPFIKGKLAVGYVLKIKTSKEKADAAAAINSVQETNEIKPLQEINVQVADNTSVKRDSAFVRVSNHSELIDQLISNATQNIGTRYRSGGTTKAGFDCSGLMFCTFGNFDIKLPRSSIEQSRIGNKVASDEAQKGDLIFFRTNGRRHINHVGMVVDVNDGEIKFVHSSTHGGVMISSTKEPYYERAFSQVNRVLEEDLKKL from the coding sequence ATGATTTTTAGATTTATAATAGTTTTGTTTTTTTTCAGTGTTGGAGCTTTGGCGCAGGATAATTTTATTAAGCACAAAATTTCACAAGGAGATAATCTTTCTGTTATTGCTAAAAAATATGGAGTAAAAGTAAAAGAGATTGCAGATGCAAATCCAAATGCTCCTAAAATATTAAAACTAAATTCGACCCTTTTAATTCCAAACAAAAATAAAAACAACGCAAACGCAAAAACTAAAAATATTGAAGTTGCGGTAAATAATACTTCTTTCAATACAACTTCTGATACTCACGAAGTGGCAGCCAAAGAAACACTTTGGGCTATTTCAAAAAAGTATAATGTTTCTGTAGATGAATTGAAAAAAGCAAATCCATCATTAGAATCAGATGGTTTACAAATTGGACAAAAACTTGCAATTCCTTCCAAAAATGCAATCGCACTTTCTAACGATACAGCAAAAACTGAAGAAATCTCAAAAACAGAGATTGTTCCGTCATCAGATGTGGAGGTAATTGTTGAGGTTCAGCCGAAAGAAACCAAATACGCCATTGCTAAAAAATATGGAATTACGGTTGCGGAGCTGGAAAAGCAAAATCCTTTTATAAAAGGAAAACTTGCAGTAGGTTATGTTTTAAAAATTAAAACTTCTAAAGAAAAAGCAGATGCTGCAGCTGCTATAAATTCGGTTCAGGAAACAAATGAAATCAAACCACTTCAGGAAATAAATGTTCAGGTGGCTGATAATACAAGTGTGAAAAGAGACTCAGCTTTTGTTCGTGTAAGTAATCATTCAGAATTGATTGATCAGTTAATTTCGAATGCAACACAAAATATTGGAACCCGTTACCGCTCTGGCGGAACTACTAAGGCTGGTTTTGACTGTTCTGGTTTAATGTTTTGTACTTTTGGTAATTTTGATATTAAGCTGCCTAGAAGTTCTATAGAACAATCACGTATTGGTAATAAAGTGGCTTCAGACGAAGCTCAAAAAGGCGATTTAATTTTCTTTAGAACTAATGGGAGACGTCATATAAACCATGTTGGAATGGTTGTAGATGTTAATGACGGTGAAATTAAATTTGTACATTCTTCTACTCATGGAGGTGTAATGATTTCTTCTACAAAGGAGCCTTATTACGAAAGAGCTTTTTCGCAAGTTAATCGTGTTTTAGAAGAAGATCTTAAGAAGTTATAA
- a CDS encoding methyltransferase domain-containing protein, producing the protein MTWDPKKYNEFKEDRYKPFEDLTNHIIDKPNYEVIDLGCGTGELTQKLSNMLTNANILGIDSSAEMLAKAPLQENIQFKRLSIREQLDQEKKWDLIFSNAALQWVDNHNELFPKIISRLNSGGQLAVQMPQQTENILNKILLDLAQEEPYASYLKNWTRPSPVLTLDEYAKILFDCGGKDLVLYQKVYPLISSHHDSFFDFISGSALTVYQERLSENEFQELSTEFKKRINHFFPSLPSIYAFKRLIMYATF; encoded by the coding sequence ATGACCTGGGATCCTAAAAAATATAATGAATTTAAAGAAGACAGATATAAGCCATTTGAGGATCTGACAAATCATATTATTGACAAACCAAATTATGAAGTTATAGATTTAGGTTGTGGTACAGGTGAGCTAACACAAAAGTTATCAAATATGCTAACAAATGCCAATATCTTAGGTATTGATTCTTCTGCCGAAATGTTAGCAAAAGCTCCTCTTCAGGAAAATATTCAATTTAAGCGACTATCGATTCGGGAACAACTAGATCAGGAAAAAAAATGGGATTTGATTTTCTCTAATGCAGCTTTGCAATGGGTAGATAATCATAATGAACTTTTCCCTAAAATAATATCACGTCTCAATTCTGGTGGACAATTGGCAGTACAAATGCCACAGCAAACCGAAAACATTCTGAACAAAATATTACTGGATTTAGCTCAGGAAGAACCTTATGCTTCCTATTTAAAGAATTGGACAAGACCTTCTCCTGTTCTTACTTTAGATGAATATGCTAAAATTCTTTTTGATTGTGGAGGAAAAGATTTAGTCTTATATCAAAAAGTATATCCGCTTATATCTTCACATCATGATTCTTTTTTTGATTTTATTTCTGGCTCAGCATTAACCGTTTATCAGGAACGTTTAAGTGAAAATGAATTTCAGGAATTATCAACTGAATTTAAAAAAAGAATTAATCATTTTTTCCCAAGTCTACCTTCTATCTATGCTTTTAAACGGTTGATTATGTATGCGACTTTTTAA
- a CDS encoding MFS transporter yields MTEKIKTLQIIHLAVCAGTAIAYFIIGDLSIEKLQIPAIDSSSVIYLAIPVFAFILSTFLFKSQLKQIDPKLNIEEKLPVYQTASIMRWAVLEGAAFLILILKPDFILFGILLIIYLAFLRPTEERINNDLSNI; encoded by the coding sequence ATGACTGAAAAAATTAAAACACTTCAGATTATTCATCTTGCAGTTTGTGCAGGCACTGCCATTGCTTATTTTATTATAGGTGATCTTTCAATTGAAAAATTACAAATTCCCGCTATTGATTCCTCTTCAGTCATATATCTGGCAATTCCTGTTTTCGCATTTATACTAAGTACTTTTCTATTTAAATCACAACTAAAGCAAATCGATCCTAAATTAAATATAGAAGAAAAATTGCCTGTTTACCAGACTGCCTCAATTATGCGTTGGGCAGTTCTTGAGGGCGCCGCATTTTTAATCTTAATCCTGAAACCGGATTTTATATTATTCGGAATACTGCTTATAATATATCTTGCTTTTCTAAGACCTACAGAAGAACGAATCAATAATGATCTCTCTAATATCTAA
- a CDS encoding DUF1810 domain-containing protein — protein sequence MAYSNNDLSRFLDAQNKLYLTALSEISKGKKETHWMWFIFPQIKGLGKSDTANLYAIADLKEATEFLEHPILGKHLIEISELLLTFKRKSADGILGDLDARKLRSSMTLFSMVENTNPVFQEILDAFFSGESDPLTLSIINSTIKLSAEPVII from the coding sequence ATGGCTTATTCTAACAATGATTTATCGCGTTTCCTGGATGCGCAGAACAAACTTTATCTTACCGCTCTTTCTGAAATCAGCAAGGGAAAAAAAGAAACACACTGGATGTGGTTCATTTTTCCACAAATAAAAGGGTTAGGTAAAAGCGATACAGCAAATCTTTATGCGATTGCCGATTTAAAAGAAGCAACTGAGTTTTTAGAACATCCGATATTAGGAAAACATCTAATTGAAATTTCAGAACTTTTATTAACCTTCAAAAGAAAATCAGCTGATGGAATTTTAGGAGACCTGGATGCACGCAAATTGCGTTCCTCAATGACTCTTTTTTCGATGGTTGAGAACACCAATCCTGTATTTCAGGAAATACTGGACGCATTCTTTTCTGGAGAATCAGATCCTCTTACTTTGTCTATTATTAATTCAACAATAAAATTATCTGCTGAACCTGTTATTATATAA
- a CDS encoding response regulator, with protein sequence MESKLSFLLIEDNLIDQLVIKQLLKKMLFIEEIYITNDGHEGLQWLRDNKRINKPLIIILDIQMPLMNGFDFLDAFDQLDEILKKEVQIYVLSSTLDPDEITRINQNKYVYKLLNKPFPIEEFKKIVYQENTL encoded by the coding sequence ATGGAATCTAAACTCTCATTCTTATTAATTGAAGACAACTTGATTGATCAGCTTGTCATTAAACAGCTATTAAAAAAAATGCTTTTTATAGAGGAAATCTACATTACTAATGATGGTCATGAGGGACTTCAATGGCTTCGTGATAATAAGAGAATAAACAAACCTTTAATCATTATTCTTGATATACAGATGCCTTTAATGAATGGATTTGATTTTTTGGATGCGTTCGACCAACTTGATGAAATATTAAAAAAAGAAGTTCAAATTTATGTTCTTTCTTCAACGCTGGATCCGGATGAAATTACACGAATTAATCAAAACAAATATGTTTACAAACTTCTAAATAAACCTTTCCCAATAGAGGAGTTTAAAAAAATAGTTTATCAAGAGAACACGTTATAA
- a CDS encoding APC family permease: MQENDQEHFKRELGLLDGTMLVVGSMIGSGIFIVSADIARQVGSAGWLTLIWLISGLITIIAAVSYGELSAMFPKAGGQYVYLKEAYNKLIAFLYGWSFFAVIQTGTIAAVGVAFSKFAAYLYEPLSDENVLFELGSFKLNAAQIVSIFTIILLTYINSRGVKNGKILQTVLTIIKILSLLGLIVFGFTLAAKASVWDANWTDAWTPRSYNPENNSWLPIGGKTLITGISAAMVGSLFSSDAWNGVTFIAGEIKNPKRNVGFSLFLGTFIVTIIYVLTNIMYLAVIPFEEIATAKSDRVAVVASQYIFGNIGTLIIAIMIMISTFACNNGLIMAGARVYYTMAKDGLFFKKAAVLNSSSVPAWALWAQCIWASALCLTGKYGDLLDFVIIIVLIFYILTIYGIFILRKKMPDAERPYRAFGYPFLPLLYIIVATAICISLLITKFSTCGWGVLIMLTGIPVYYLTKPKEE; the protein is encoded by the coding sequence ATGCAAGAAAACGACCAGGAACATTTTAAAAGAGAACTCGGATTATTAGATGGAACCATGCTTGTTGTAGGTTCTATGATCGGATCAGGAATATTTATTGTAAGTGCAGATATCGCCAGGCAGGTTGGATCGGCCGGATGGTTAACGCTTATTTGGTTAATCTCGGGATTAATCACCATTATTGCTGCAGTAAGTTACGGCGAACTTAGTGCTATGTTTCCTAAAGCCGGAGGGCAATATGTCTATCTAAAAGAAGCATACAATAAGTTAATTGCTTTTTTGTACGGCTGGAGTTTTTTTGCTGTAATACAGACTGGTACTATTGCAGCTGTTGGTGTTGCATTTTCAAAATTTGCTGCCTATCTCTATGAGCCATTAAGCGACGAAAATGTCTTGTTTGAATTGGGTTCGTTTAAACTCAATGCAGCACAAATTGTTTCGATTTTTACGATTATCTTATTAACGTACATAAATAGTCGTGGAGTGAAAAACGGAAAAATTCTGCAAACCGTTTTAACGATTATTAAAATTTTATCATTGCTGGGATTAATTGTTTTTGGATTTACATTGGCAGCAAAAGCTTCTGTTTGGGATGCTAACTGGACAGATGCCTGGACACCACGTTCCTATAATCCTGAAAATAATTCCTGGCTCCCAATTGGTGGAAAAACTTTGATTACAGGAATTTCGGCAGCTATGGTTGGATCTCTTTTTTCAAGTGATGCCTGGAATGGTGTTACTTTTATTGCAGGCGAAATTAAAAATCCAAAACGTAATGTTGGTTTCAGTTTATTCCTGGGAACTTTCATTGTTACCATAATATATGTTTTAACCAATATCATGTATTTGGCTGTAATTCCATTTGAAGAAATTGCTACAGCAAAATCAGATAGGGTAGCGGTTGTAGCTTCGCAATATATTTTTGGAAATATCGGAACCCTGATTATCGCTATTATGATTATGATTTCGACTTTTGCCTGTAATAATGGTTTAATTATGGCAGGAGCAAGAGTTTATTATACCATGGCCAAAGATGGTTTGTTTTTCAAAAAAGCGGCTGTTTTAAACAGCTCAAGTGTACCTGCATGGGCACTTTGGGCACAATGTATTTGGGCTTCGGCGTTGTGCTTAACAGGTAAATATGGAGATTTATTAGATTTTGTAATCATCATCGTACTGATATTTTATATTCTGACGATCTATGGGATTTTCATCTTAAGAAAGAAGATGCCAGATGCAGAAAGACCATATAGAGCTTTTGGATACCCATTTTTACCATTGCTTTATATCATTGTAGCAACAGCAATTTGTATTTCTTTGCTAATTACAAAATTCTCAACTTGTGGTTGGGGAGTGCTGATTATGTTAACCGGAATTCCGGTTTATTATTTAACCAAACCAAAAGAGGAATAG